Part of the Lycium ferocissimum isolate CSIRO_LF1 chromosome 6, AGI_CSIRO_Lferr_CH_V1, whole genome shotgun sequence genome, ACTCAAACATAGTAATAATTGCAGTGAGCCTATGCAATATATACAGTCAGAAGCTTTTCTTTTAAGTTCTTTCTCCATTAACAACCATTTTTTAACAGCACAATAAATTCTTTGTGTTTTTGTCCCAAGATTTGCTTTGTatagtttatttttttgtttaatccaaagtaaagtttcaatctttggttcaaACTCTGCTCTTTTTTCAACCCTTTTGTTCTCTCACAGCCTTAAACTCTGGTTCTTGCTTAAAGGTAACTTAACTTATTTAGTTCTTGTTCTTGTTCTAGTCTTtccttttcatatttttgtcatttattttgtttgcttggtgtattaaaattgtttttttttttggatttagCTATGGTGGATTTTTTGTTTCTGATTTGACTTCACTTaacgaggaaaaaaaaaaaaagtgaactttTTGCTTGGAAACTTTTAGTCTTGATGGATTTTGTGAATTCAGGATGTGGGGTTCTTTACTTTTTGGGTGGTGTAGATGGGGAGTTGCTAATTGTTTGAATTTGTTTGTCTTTTCTGATATATCATATGTGTTGTGAAAAGAAGAAAGCAAATTTAAATTGTTAGCCATAAGCAAGAGACAATGAAAAAGAGGAACTTGGATTTTGTAGAGTGGTTAACTTGGATATTAGTTAGTCTGGTTAAGTTTTAGGAATTAAAATGGTTGAGAAGGAGATTTGATTATTTGCATAGTCATTTTTATCTACAACCTTTCTTGTTTCATTtgttgaagattttttttttttttttttggagaactTGTGGCTTTAAACTTACCAAGTTACTGAAAGCTTTTTGTTATAGTTCATTACTCATTATATAATGCTATATTATGCTTTTCATGTGATTGATTAggcttagagcctgtttggattggcttagtttttttagcttttttgagtgtttggctggccagcttaaagccattttgtgcttaaaataagctcaaaaaaataattgggtccgtttggcttagcttatctaaagcagcttataagctgaaaacagtacgccaacttatttttttttggtttataagctgttttccgtttataagctgcttttttttaagcccatccaaacaggctcttagttgTTACTCTTGAGGTTATACTAATTTTGCTCTTAgtaatttttcttatatattttgCAGAATTTCCATTTGTTATATACCGAGGAAGGTAATGCATTATGTCACAGTGATGAAGGGGAACAAGTTTACTTGATCTATAGAATTGAACAGCAACTGCAATATGGAATTGTTCCTCGCAATTCTGATATTAGCATGTCTCTACTCATTTGTTTCACCTGATTTCCAGGGTACAcacttcttccatttttttaatttagcaaaCTAACACAGAGATCCCTCTTTTATACGATTCCTTTCTTTGAACTGCTGTTTTATCTATTCAAAtgtataaagaaaaaaatagaagggtTAGATTATATTATCATTCTTTCTTCTCTCATTTTGTTCATTCATTTTTTGATAGTTagattatgttttcatttgttcATTTTAGGGATAATTACCATTTTGGACCGCTCTAAAAAATAATAGCCGGAAAATGTATATTaagtacaaatatacatataatgtacATATTGTATACACAAATATAGATAATCAGTGAAGCGTCCGTAATTAATTTCGGCTGatgggccaaaaatgaaaaaagcccTTCACTTTATCTACATTTAGCTTGTGCTGATTAAATGTTGTCCCTGTTCTTCTAGTAAAGTAGTGTGACATTCGTTATTTTGTAATCTCTGACCTTGTTTTAGGAGATGCACTGTCTGCGTTGAAGAGTTCACTAAATGCTTCTAGTGATCAACTTTCTGATTGGAACCAGAATCAAGTTAATCCATGCACTTGGTCAAAAATCACTTGTGACGATAACAACAATGTCATGATGGTGTAAGTTGAAGTTTATTGTGAGAACAATATTAATCACCATGTACATTATACAATTATGGTCCCAAACACTTGAGCTTTAGTTGGTCAACTACCATTCTGAAATGTTAAATTTTAATGGTGTCTGAGCTTTGTTTGCAGGTCGTTGTCAAACATGGGGTTCACTGGCACTTTAACTCCAAGATTAGGTGTTCTAAAGCATCTTAATACTCTGTACGTATACAGAATTTGTTGAATTATATGTTCGGCTGAATGCTAATGTGTATCCATGATATACTTATGTAGGTTTCATGGAATTTCACAACTCCACACTCCTTTTAGTTTTTGGATTTGAGTTAAAGTGTGCACTTTAATCTTAACGTCAGTAGATAAATCATTCCACTTACAAAAACTAGGTTACTTGCAGTGCGATCAACATTTGGCATTTCATAGAATCAAGCAGTTTGAAGAGGAGGTGGGGAGTTTAGTGAATTGGACTAAAAATGGAATCCTCAGTTAGGGTGGCCCTGTGTTTTACTTTTAGTAATTGACGACTATGTGCATTCAAATGGTTCTTCACATTTTAGTACCTCTGGACTAAGAGAAATGTTTAGCACATTCACCATTGCATAAACATTTTGGGAGTCAAATAGGCAATTTAGACCGTTATTTGCGGGTGTACCAGTGAAATTCAGTAATATTGGGTTTATCCATTTCGAAAAGACAGAATGTGAAACGGGCTAGCAACATGGATCCTCACATATTTGGCCTTCTTAAATGGACCAGATCCATGTTGCATATCCTTCATCACACTGATATTAATCTACCCATGATACTGGCTCATTACTAATTGCTCTTGTTAGGGTACCGGTGATTACTTGTGTCTTTGCTTGTGCATGGTTTGGGATCTTATCTTTTTtccattgtattattttcttacaCACACAAGCATGTGTAGAAATCTAATTGCATGGTAATGGATTGGAAACCCCTTGATGCTCAAATTTCCAACTAAAGATTTGTTTACTTGTAAGTTATTAATTAGGAAGGAACATTCCTGAATCTTTGGTCATACTTTTGATAGAGTGTTGGATAATTCATCTTCATTTCTTATCCGTTATCAAATTATTCTCGTAGTGCCTCTGATTAGCATTCTAAGGTCATAGCTGTTAATTTTTCTTAAGAACccttaaaaataaagttttcaTCCTTGTCAATAGGAAGTTCTACTTTCTTGAGATTTGTGAAATCGTATCAATTTTCATGTCCTTAGTTGTGTTATGTATTGAACTGACTGTGCGGTCAACATCCTGGCAGTTCCTTGCAAGGAAATGGAATAACTGGTAACATTCCTGAAGCGCTAGGAAATTTAACCAGCTTGACCATGTTGGATCTGGAAAAAAACCGTTTGTCTGGAGAAATACCAGCTTCCCTAGGCCATCTAAAAAAGCTTCAATTTCTGTAAGTAATATTATTTCATTGATTGTTGTTTTCCTATAACTGAGTTTTACTTTTGGTGTTTGGCTTAGGAGTCTATTTTAATGTTTCTTTGAACAGGTTTTTGAGTCAAAACAATCTGACTGGGACTATCCCCGAGTCACTTTCAGGCCTTCCCAACTTGATTAACCTGTAAGCTGTTCATTTAGTCTGATCGGTCAGGTGTTTATAAACTGTACTAAGTGATGTTGACCTGATCCGGTGATATCTCTTTGCCAGTCAGCTTGCTTTAAATGATCTTACTGGAAAAGTTCCTGACAGTTTATTCCAAGTCCCGAAATACAAGTACGCAGATCTCAATTCTTGCTGTTTTTTAagggataattacatttttggaccgctcaaaaaaatattagccagcaaatgtataggttttgtatattaagtacagatataatataatatacataacatatacataaccactgtgtatgttgtgtataaTTTGGCTACCGCCGTAACTAATTTCGGCCgaagggccaaaaatgaaaaagccctttttaaaatttagaagATCAATTGAGGCTGCTTATAGATTTTATAATAGCTCGTCTCTTTTGCGTGAGTCAGAACTGTTGATATAACTTTAACTCAGTTTGCTTATTAGTTTTTCAGAGAACCATTTGAATTGTGGCTTAAACTTCAGTCATCTTTGTGTATCTGACAGTGAAGGTAATTGAAAGAGCAAATACCACATATTTGAACTACAAGTCTTTACTGTAGAAGTTAGGGTTGCTGGAAACCTTTGGCAGTCAGATAAATTATGCACCCTGGCCAATTCTGAATTCTTATATTGTAATCTTGGCAGGTTCTCCCAGTAAATCAAAGACTGGTCTCGTAATTGGTATTGTTGGTGGATTTCTTGGAATTATCCTCCTTGGAGGATTTATGCTATTTTTCTGGCGGGGAAGACACAAAGGCTACAAACGTGAAATCTTTGTTGATGTTGCAGGTCCTTATCACCGGTTTTACCCAATATTAACTTCAATATGTGTTGTTAGCTCTCCAAAAGAAAAATGGCTAAAGTAGTTACCCATTGCTactagcctgtttggccaaacttctaaaaatcagcttattttcaaaagtgcttttcaaaaaagtagtTTTGGTGAGAAGCAATTTATGTTTGGCTATTCAATTTGAAAAACGCTTTTGAACAACCATTGGTGTTTGACCTAGCTTTTAAAAAGCGCTCaagtgtattttctcaaaagtgcttttcaaacaAGTACTTCTGGGAGAAGCTATTTTTTCAGTTTCTGCTTctactcaaaagcactttttcttctcctaaaagcttggccaaacacctcaacttCGAAAAAAAAGCACTCTTGGCCGTGGAAAATCTTGGTCAAACAGGCTATCCATCTCATAGTTCCATCTTACATTGAGGACTAGTTCTTTAGTCAGCATTACTTTAGCTCTTGTCCACTATTAGATGGTGTAGTTCCATTGAGGATGTTGTGACATTTTTCTTGTATTTGTTTGGTGTGCCCAGGTGAGGTTGACCGGCGAATTCCATTTGGTCAATTGAGGAGATTTGCATGGAGGGAATTGCAACTTGCTACCGAAAACTTCAGTGAAAAGAATGTTCTTGGA contains:
- the LOC132059032 gene encoding probable LRR receptor-like serine/threonine-protein kinase At5g10290 isoform X5, producing the protein MELFLAILILACLYSFVSPDFQGDALSALKSSLNASSDQLSDWNQNQVNPCTWSKITCDDNNNVMMVSLSNMGFTGTLTPRLGVLKHLNTLSLQGNGITGNIPEALGNLTSLTMLDLEKNRLSGEIPASLGHLKKLQFLFLSQNNLTGTIPESLSGLPNLINLQLALNDLTGKVPDSLFQVPKYNLLISFSENHLNCGLNFSHLCVSDSEGSPSKSKTGLVIGIVGGFLGIILLGGFMLFFWRGRHKGYKREIFVDVAGEVDRRIPFGQLRRFAWRELQLATENFSEKNVLGQGGFGKVYKGVLSDSTKVAVKRLTDYESPGGDAAFQREVEMISVAVHRNLLRLIGFCTTPTERLLVYPYMQNLSVAYRLRELKPGESVLVWPTRKRVALGTARGLEYLHEHCNPKIIHRDVKAANVLLDQDFEAVVGDFGLAKLVDVRKTNVTTQVRGTMGHIAPEYLSTGKSSEKTDVFGYGIMLLEIVTGQRAIDFSRLEEEDDVLLLDHVSVHKKGKKAGCYC